One stretch of Malus domestica chromosome 14, GDT2T_hap1 DNA includes these proteins:
- the LOC139191484 gene encoding uncharacterized protein, giving the protein MTRSSQPVRAHISEFDDNFERTLRRKRKVPEPNPPSSSSESEFEEKKEAEKDMEVDNRTIKELSASGLDNAAPLCIQYPAAARGKTEEFELKSSLLHHIPKYHGLSMEDPNKHLKEFEVVCSSMTPVNVDGSILKMKAFPFSLLEKAKDWLYELAPGTVTSWESMKRAFLEKFFPTSRVIFLRKRISGIQQEEGESFPTYYERFKSLVASCPQHQMKEELLLQYFYEGLLPIERQMLDASAGGALVDKTPTAAKTLISNRALNAQQYEGVGQRSNPRPHQVNEVSAITELQNQMANLTTLLSQVVEGPKVQNVAACGVCSMQGHLTDKCPQLIENGGWETLNAVGFGNQYQPRNDPFSNTYNPGWRDHPNFKWREPQQGQQQSGLRQQPPGFYQKPFAPTQPQAQPAQKSGSSIDNDQIFNLLTSMAQGMQNRDKKVDELEKQVGQIAEFMGQFREQGKLPSSTIANPKEGFETVNAIMLRSGTQVGAKPKSSKSSHDEDEKLLQEEAQGPKLTAKDEQSLPPPSSPPKPSQTTKVSPNLTFSSSIPLNVPFPGRFRQSKKEEAEKDILETFRKVQVNIPLLDAIKQVPRYAQFLKELCTSRRRISNKEVVQVSENVSAMLQRKLPPKCKDPGSFTIPCIIGKTKFEQCMLDLGASINVMPYSIYASMNLGELKNDGVIIQLADRSNAYPKGVLEDVLVQVGNLIFPADFYVLDMEDSPYSTPLPILLGRPFMKTAQTKIDVAKGELTMEFGDELIKFKVPEYVKNPHDVRSCFAIDVIKHVGKEHSCAPIKKDVPRCIIEEGIGVEHTKHVITPKIPNQAESTTFAAPFESSSTCIGKPPPLIPIPISTNRSLPSVVQVPNRIHDYGSFYFDLGKLNATIWDHHYPLPYIDPMHEYFKEHVMEDVPLHAVAPSQA; this is encoded by the coding sequence atgactcgtagttctcaaccagttcgtgcacatatatcggagtttgacgacaattttgaacgaactttgagaaggaaaaggaaagtaccagaacctaatccacctagttctagttctgaatccgaatttgaagaaaagaaggaggcagaaaaagacatggaggtggacaatcgaacaatcaaagaactttcagcctcgggattggacaatgccgcgcctctatgtatccaataccccgcagcagcccgaggaaagacagaagaatttgaattgaagtcaagcttgttacaccacattccgaagtaccatgggttgtccatggaagatcctaacaaacacttgaaagaattcgaggtggtgtgttcgagcatgacccccgtcaatgtcgatgggagtattttgaagatgaaagccttccctttttctctcttggaaaaggcgaaggattggttgtacgaattagcgcccggaaccgtcacatcatgggaaagcatgaaacgggccttcttggagaagtttttcccaacttctcgagtcatcttcctacggaaaaggataagtggaattcaacaagaggaaggtgaatcttttcctacttattatgaacgttttaaatctcttgttgcttcttgtccacagcatcagatgaaggaggaacttcttttgcaatacttctacgaggggctactacctatcgaacgtcaaatgctagatgcctcggcgggaggagccttggtggacaagacccccacggcagcaaagactttaatttccaaccgtgcgttgaatgctcaacaatacgaaggcgttggacaaaggagtaacccacgaccacatcaagtcaatgaggtaagtgccataaccgaacttcaaaatcaaatggctaaccttactactttgctttctcaggtagtggaaggtccaaaagtgcaaaacgtggcagcttgtggcgtgtgttccatgcaaggccaccttacggacaagtgcccacagttgatagaaaatggagggtgggagaccctcaatgccgtgggatttggcaaccaataccaaccaaggaatgaccccttttccaatacttacaatcccggttggcgtgatcatccaaatttcaaatggcgagaaccccaacaaggccaacaacaaagcggattgaggcaacaacccccgggtttctatcaaaagccatttgcaccaactcaaccccaagcacaacctgcccaaaaatcaggttcgtctattgataatgatcaaatttttaatttactaacttctatggcgcagggaatgcaaaatagggacaaaaaggtggacgagttggagaaacaagtagggcaaattgccgagttcatggggcagtttcgagagcaaggcaagttgcctagctcaaccattgcaaatccaaaagaagGCTTTGAAACCGTCAATGcaatcatgttgagaagtggtaCACAGGTTGGAGCCAaaccaaaatcatccaaatcaagtcacgatgaggatgaaaagttgctaCAAGAGGAAGCACAGGGACCAAAACTCACGGCCAAGGATGAACAATCCTTGCCACCACCATCTAGCCCTCCTAAGCCGTCccaaaccaccaaggtaagtccaaatttgactttttctagttccattccactaaatgtgccctttcctggcaggtttaggcaatcaaagaaggaagaagccgagaaggacattctagagacctttcggaaagttcaagtcaatattccgctccttgatgcaattaagcaagtcccgaggtatgctcagtttttaaaagaactttgtacatcaaggagaaggatttcgaacaaagaggtggtccaagtaagtgagaatgtttctgccatgttacaaaggaaattaccccctaaatgcaaagatccgggtagttttacaattccgtgcatTATTGGCAagactaagtttgaacaatgcatgttagacttaggggcttcgattaatgttatgccatactctatttatgcatctatgaacttaggtgagcttaaaaacgatggtgtgattattcaattagccgatcgttctaatgcatatccaaagggtgttttggaagatgtgttggtgcaggtgggcaatttgatttttccagcggacttttacgtgcttgacatggaggattcaccctattctaccccattgccgatACTATTAGGGCGGCCCTTCATGAAGACagcccaaaccaagattgatgtggctaaGGGAGAGTTAACAATGGAGTTTGGTGATGAATTGATTAAATTCAAAGTTCCTGAATATGTTAAGAATCCtcatgatgttcgttcttgttttgcaaTAGATGTGATTAAACATGTGGGGAAGGAACATTCATGCGCACCAATCAAGAAGGATGTCCCTAGATGCATCATCGAAGAGGGTATTGGAGTGGAGCATACAAAACATGTCATTacacccaaaataccaaatcAGGCCGAGAGCACCACCTTTGCTGCCCCTTTTGAGTCTTCATCTACATGCATTGGTAAGCCTCCTCCTCTAATTCCAATTCCCATTTCCACTAATAGGTCATTGCCTTCTGTGGTGCAGGTACCAAATCGAATCCATGATTATGGGAGTTTTTACTTTGACCTTGGGAAGCTCAATGCCACAATCTGGGACCATCATTATCCACTGCCATACATAGACCCAATGCATGAGTATTTCAAGGAGCATGTCATGGaggatgtacccctccatgccgtggcacctagtcaagcttaa